The Sphingobacterium bambusae genome includes a window with the following:
- a CDS encoding META domain-containing protein: MRFSNVVVFAAMVVLVSVAGCAARRSGVKVSSAESGLIGPRWQLVELNGKPVPATVNGKMPYLEFSEEGNRYGSTGGCNGVGGEYELSENNGIKFGKGMSTMMYCDDMSIENGLKQLFEQVDSYRIAEGSLTLSKGKGAALAKFVALKDQSAGMAGTWELDYVMEPGVSFESLYADRKPTINFDTSTKKVNGNSSCNNFSGTFSLDGNDIHFGPLMSTKMGCPGNGEQVFFKNLEKVNHVDVQEDVLTMIMGDIVVMRWKRK; this comes from the coding sequence ATGAGATTTTCAAACGTAGTTGTTTTTGCTGCAATGGTAGTTTTGGTGTCGGTGGCTGGTTGCGCGGCGCGTAGGTCGGGAGTTAAGGTGTCTTCTGCAGAATCAGGGCTGATCGGTCCTCGTTGGCAACTGGTTGAGTTAAATGGTAAACCTGTGCCAGCAACAGTAAACGGAAAGATGCCTTATTTGGAATTTTCAGAGGAAGGAAATCGCTATGGATCCACAGGTGGATGCAACGGTGTGGGCGGCGAGTACGAATTGAGTGAAAATAACGGGATCAAGTTCGGAAAAGGTATGTCGACCATGATGTACTGCGATGATATGAGTATAGAGAATGGTTTGAAACAGCTCTTTGAACAGGTTGATAGCTACCGTATTGCAGAGGGAAGCCTTACGCTGTCAAAAGGTAAAGGAGCGGCGTTAGCTAAATTTGTGGCGTTGAAAGATCAAAGTGCGGGAATGGCAGGCACATGGGAACTGGATTATGTCATGGAGCCCGGCGTCTCTTTTGAATCACTTTATGCTGATCGGAAACCAACTATCAATTTCGATACATCAACCAAGAAGGTGAACGGTAATAGCAGTTGTAATAATTTTTCGGGTACGTTTTCGCTAGACGGTAATGATATTCATTTTGGACCATTGATGTCTACAAAAATGGGTTGTCCAGGGAACGGTGAGCAGGTGTTTTTCAAAAATTTGGAAAAGGTCAATCACGTAGATGTGCAAGAAGATGTGCTAACCATGATTATGGGTGATATCGTCGTGATGCGTTGGAAGAGGAAGTAG
- a CDS encoding citrate synthase has protein sequence MSDKATINLDGASYELPVIIGTENEKAVDISKLRDQSGYITLDPGFKNTGATKSAITFLDGEEGVLRYRGYPIEQLAEKSTFIEVAYLLIYGELPSKAVLEQFRADIRKQMLIHEDMKNFFTGFPSKSHPMGQLSCLVGALSAFYPESLNPNPTDEEEDKTIINLLAKMPTIVSWIQKKSLGQPVVYPKNNLGYIENFLHMIFGEVTGETTFDPVVISAMHKLLILHADHEQNCSTSTVRIVGSSNANLYASISAGINALWGPLHGGANQAVIEMLEAIKNDGGDAEKYLAKAKDKNDPFRLMGFGHRVYKNFDPRAKIIKKACDDILEKLGVNDPVLDIAKRLEEAALNDQYFIDRKLYPNVDFYSGIIYRALGFESDMFTVLFALGRLPGWIAQWKEMRDNKEPIGRPRQVYTGATTREYVDINNR, from the coding sequence ATGTCGGATAAAGCAACAATAAATTTAGACGGTGCATCCTACGAGTTGCCAGTTATTATTGGTACTGAAAACGAAAAAGCTGTTGATATCTCGAAACTTAGAGACCAGTCGGGATATATCACTCTAGACCCAGGCTTCAAAAATACGGGCGCTACAAAAAGCGCTATTACTTTTTTGGATGGTGAAGAAGGAGTGTTACGCTACCGTGGGTATCCTATCGAACAATTAGCTGAAAAGTCAACCTTCATCGAAGTCGCCTATTTATTGATCTACGGAGAGCTCCCTAGCAAAGCGGTACTGGAACAGTTCCGCGCGGATATTAGAAAACAGATGTTGATCCACGAAGATATGAAAAACTTCTTCACCGGTTTTCCATCGAAATCTCACCCTATGGGGCAGTTGTCTTGTTTGGTGGGTGCCTTATCCGCATTCTACCCAGAGTCATTGAATCCTAATCCAACAGATGAAGAGGAAGACAAAACGATCATCAATTTATTGGCAAAAATGCCAACCATCGTTTCTTGGATTCAGAAGAAATCATTAGGCCAACCGGTCGTTTATCCTAAAAACAATTTAGGTTACATCGAGAACTTCTTACACATGATCTTTGGCGAGGTAACGGGCGAAACAACTTTCGATCCTGTTGTTATCAGCGCTATGCACAAGCTGCTTATCTTACATGCCGACCATGAGCAAAACTGTTCAACATCGACAGTACGTATCGTCGGATCATCGAATGCGAATCTTTATGCATCTATTTCAGCAGGGATCAACGCACTTTGGGGGCCATTGCATGGTGGCGCCAACCAAGCGGTAATTGAGATGCTTGAAGCTATCAAAAACGATGGTGGTGATGCGGAGAAATATCTTGCTAAAGCAAAAGATAAAAATGATCCTTTCCGTTTAATGGGTTTTGGGCACCGCGTTTACAAGAATTTTGATCCACGCGCTAAGATCATCAAAAAAGCATGTGACGATATTCTAGAGAAGCTTGGTGTTAATGATCCTGTATTGGATATCGCCAAACGTTTAGAAGAAGCGGCGTTGAACGACCAGTACTTTATCGATCGTAAGCTTTACCCGAACGTAGACTTCTATTCCGGCATCATCTACCGCGCTTTAGGTTTCGAGTCTGATATGTTTACGGTTTTATTTGCTTTGGGTCGTCTTCCAGGTTGGATCGCACAATGGAAAGAAATGCGTGACAATAAAGAGCCTATCGGCCGTCCACGCCAAGTGTACACCGGTGCTACAACCCGCGAATATGTAGACATCAACAATCGTTAG
- a CDS encoding BlaI/MecI/CopY family transcriptional regulator, protein MEKLTIQEEEAMLSIWQLNGGFVKEVLDNLKGEKPPYTTLASTIKNLEKKGYVRAVKYANAKRYEPVISEEEYKGKFMNGFVGDYFRNSYKEMVSFFVKEEKLSSRELEEIMDMIKNNKS, encoded by the coding sequence ATGGAAAAGTTAACGATACAAGAAGAAGAAGCAATGTTGTCCATCTGGCAATTGAATGGTGGTTTTGTGAAAGAAGTTTTGGACAATTTAAAAGGGGAGAAGCCGCCCTACACTACATTGGCTTCAACGATAAAGAACTTGGAGAAGAAGGGTTATGTGCGTGCGGTAAAATATGCGAACGCAAAGCGCTATGAGCCGGTTATATCGGAAGAGGAATATAAGGGCAAGTTCATGAATGGCTTTGTAGGCGATTACTTCCGGAACTCCTATAAAGAAATGGTTTCTTTTTTTGTGAAGGAAGAGAAACTCTCTTCGCGGGAGCTAGAAGAGATAATGGACATGATCAAGAACAATAAATCATAA